Proteins from a single region of Trichoderma asperellum chromosome 3, complete sequence:
- a CDS encoding uncharacterized protein (TransMembrane:1 (o50-69i)), with product MIARAATRTTSMVARRGFHTTRPRMSSPYHYPEGPYSNLPFNPRSKYFGAGYWTFMTVGFFAPFGIAVYQTYKTQ from the exons ATGATCGCCCGCGCTGCCACCCGCACCACCTCCATGGTCGCCCGCCGAGGCTTCCACACCACCCGCCCTCGCATGTCCTCTCCCTACCACTACCCCGAGGGCCCCTACTCCAACCTGCCCTTCAACCCTCGCAGCAAGTACTTCGGCGCCGGCTACTGGACCTTCATGACCGTTGGCTTCTTTGCTCCCTTCGGCATTGCTG TCTACCAGACCTACAAGACTCAGTAA
- a CDS encoding uncharacterized protein (EggNog:ENOG41) yields the protein MKLPGRVDGSFCGAVLSTRSSAGFVAASLRRNVAGQEPRKSRSAPPKRPAASPVTWRQPRPLSCPRSSQWLLSTFVPGLEKHRTAPTQNPRRTARCYGTAAASDVSGTRQRPQPPPPAIGQDKGKMLLYVDQSDVGSVEEYFDFYKDPYRRGYAAPDGPKLRVSEKKSDVQYPSSDETAMTNDGTQETLGRLQTAIGQRLRHPNRYSLDGIHKLYSELPEPRMLCLTWQWRNRLLRVMGTPQKRDMESMLRYFALVADVKNAGLTLRRSQWNYALAFATKYTARVTTQEMESALRIWKEMEREAKIMGNDVTFNVLFDVAAKAGNFTLADMIYKEMETRGVEFNRFHHVSLIHYFGLKLDSGGIRAAYREMVESGEMIDTVVLNCVISGLLRCGEESAAEETYQRMRNDHHMASEIPQKDYMMNKVVTKVLMMFTRVGKKHPELKKSFQTNVRLTPDSHTYKLLVDHYAIRVGNLQKVAQYLDEMKHLKISIHPTIFLALFKGFYAHGGFAGSDWSEQRLEGILAAFYQAHDDYAKEFRIDRWVVIWALRAVKKCCSNEALIQTFESMSQRWDIQPDRHQFMQALFENILHDRDLRSTRNDGLQLQRRKKDASWL from the coding sequence ATGAAACTCCCCGGTCGAGTGGACGGCTCTTTCTGCGGTGCGGTGCTGTCGACCCGATCATCGGCCGGCTTCGTGGCAGCCAGTCTGCGCCGCAATGTGGCTGGCCAAGAGCCTCGAAAAAGCAGAAGTGCTCCTCCAAAAAGACCGGCAGCTTCGCCGGTAACATGGCGCCAGCCACGGCCGCTCTCCTGTCCGAGGAGCTCGCAATGGCTGCTATCGACCTTTGTGCCAGGCCTCGAAAAGCACCGCACCGCACCGACGCAGAACCCACGACGCACCGCTCGCTGCTACGGGACAGCCGCCGCATCTGATGTCTCAGGCACACGACAGCGGCCGCAGCCACCGCCTCCCGCCATAGGCCAAGATAAGGGAAAGATGCTGCTGTACGTCGACCAGTCCGACGTGGGCAGCGTGGAGGAGTATTTTGATTTCTACAAAGATCCATACCGGCGTGGATATGCTGCGCCAGACGGGCCAAAGCTGAGAGTgtctgagaagaagagcgatgTGCAGTATCCCTCTTCTGACGAGACGGCCATGACAAACGATGGGACGCAAGAAACATTGGGCCGGCTTCAAACTGCCATCGGCCAAAGGTTGCGGCATCCGAATCGCTACTCTCTGGATGGGATACACAAATTATACTCGGAGCTTCCCGAGCCACGCATGCTGTGTCTCACGTGGCAATGGCGGAATAGACTTTTGAGAGTGATGGGAACGCCTCAGAAGCGTGACATGGAGTCCATGTTGCGTTATTTCGCTTTGGTTGCGGATGTTAAGAATGCAGGGCTTACTCTTCGCCGCTCGCAGTGGAATTACGCTCTAGCCTTTGCGACCAAGTATACTGCCAGGGTCACGACGCAGGAGATGGAATCTGCGCTGAGAATTTGGAAAGAAATGGAAAGGGAAGCCAAAATCATGGGAAACGACGTGACGTTTAACGTTCTATTTGATGTTGCCGCCAAGGCAGGGAATTTCACGCTGGCTGATATGATATACAAGGAGATGGAGACTAGAGGAGTTGAGTTTAATCGTTTTCACCATGTCAGTCTCATCCATTACTTTGGATTGAAGCTTGACTCTGGTGGGATTCGAGCTGCATACCGGGAGATGGTCGAATCTGGCGAGATGATTGATACCGTCGTTCTCAATTGCGTCATCTCAGGCCTTCTCAGATGTGGTGAAGAGTCAGCCGCCGAAGAGACATATCAGCGGATGAGAAATGATCACCATATGGCGTCTGAGATCCCTCAAAAGGACTATATGATGAACAAGGTTGTCACCAAAGTTCTTATGATGTTTACACGAGTGGGAAAGAAACATCCAGAGCTGAAGAAATCTTTTCAGACAAATGTGCGCTTGACACCAGATTCGCACACGTACAAGTTGCTGGTGGATCACTATGCTATCAGAGTGGGCAATCTCCAAAAAGTTGCTCAATACCTGGATGAGATGAAGCATCTGAAaatatccatccatcctaCCATTTTCCTGGCCCTATTCAAAGGGTTTTACGCACATGGAGGATTTGCCGGCTCGGACTGGTCAGAGCAGCGCCTAGAGGGTATACTGGCAGCATTTTATCAGGCTCACGATGATTACGCAAAGGAGTTTCGTATAGACCGCTGGGTAGTTATTTGGGCTCTGCGGGCGGTAAAAAAGTGCTGCTCCAACGAGGCACTCATCCAGACGTTTGAGTCCATGTCTCAAAGGTGGGATATCCAGCCGGACCGTCACCAATTCATGCAGGCACTCTTTGAGAATATTCTCCATGACAGAGACCTCAGGTCTACTCGGAATGATGGGCTCCAGCTGCAGCGACGTAAGAAGGATGCGTCATGGTTATGA